taatttaaatcgagatagttatatgcatttaaagttttgagataatttttaaaagttagttataaccaatttgttgttaattgactaattgacatttttttaacAATATTGATACTCGTGGGAATGACAATTTTAAGTATATTGAAATTTAGGATTTTCTTACTTGGCGCAGTCAGTGGAACGGCTGATCTTGTAAGGAATGTTGATACCACATCGGCTGGGGATTTCTTCGGCCTTTTTAAGGTTGGCTTGGGTGTATCCCCTGCCGGTTTCGGATTTCAGGCAGTTGCACACTTTCTGCCTGTCCGACGTCGTCCTGGCAGCGGCGTTAAGACTCCTTGCGCCGCTGCAACACGGCCCTATCGGACCCCCTCCGGTCACGTAGGGTTTGCATGGTGTGACGTAATGTAACACCGCAGTGCAACTGATCGCGGCATCACTCAGGGGAGCAGCAACTGCCGCGATCAATGCAACCGCGATGAGGATGCACAACAACTTCATCACAATTTAATTTGTGTATGAGAGTGTAGTGTTTAGGATTTGGTGGATTTATTTGATTTGGGGAAGCAAGGGCAAATTGGTCAAAGAAAGAGAGCATTCGTTTACGCATTTCGTCGAACAGAAAGGGGCCAAGAGAATACTGCTGCATTTTGACAATAATGCTCAAAACATAGTTGTACAGGAGAGCGAGAGGCTGCAGATGCGTTCACATCATTGCATTAAACAAGACGTGGTCAATTTAATGCTGGGGGGGTCTACGTTTAATCAACCATTGATGAATATCTATATCGTCGGTGCATCAAATATGTGGAAGACATTTCATGTTCATTTAATGCAGAGGGGGGtctatgttttatttatttcgaTCCTAATTAATATTCCTTGTAAAATATCCTTGTACTTttcttatttaatatttaatccggaataaataaaattaattcaagTAGTTTGAAAACAATAATTTTCATGGATTTTATTTAGCTTGATTGTCAATTAAATCTCGaaaaaacagattatttttggtATATTATGCTCCTCTTAAAATTTACTAAAGAATCATGAAATGTTGAAAATTCAATTGTTTCACCTTACcactatatattttatttttttaaaatttcttagCTCAAAACAACATCATTTAATCGCCGACATAATCACATTAAGACACGTTTGAGACAATAATATTCAACCAACTTACTGAGATTTTACGGGTGCACACCAACTGAGTGTGAGACAATTACGAACTTTTAAAACTTCATGATTTctcatttaaatttcaaatGTGCGATATGTACCATAATTTGATCAAACTTTGCAATTTTTAAGGCAATTAATTACCCTTTTGTTTATTATATGTGACAAGTTTTTCGTAATATTGAGTGGTCACCTTCATCTTGAAATTTTATCTTATGGAATACTCCTATTTAAGAGTATTTACGTGTTTTTgtaataaataagaaaattatttatcacaatatataATTGCATAGTCAAAGATATAAATAGAAGTCACTCtcattaataatataaaagCAAATATTGGTTCATCATATCCAATGGTAAGAAACCATTAAATGTTACAACCAATATCTTGTTTTATTCATAGTACTTCAACGTAGCTAGGCTGTCAGAATACAACTGAAATCGGCATATTATGATCAATCCTCACTGCACCCTGcaaaacacaaattatacacattATTAGATTccataattaattcattttatcaaatttagCATAGAGTTTTGTCagttaatcaatatttataataatttctttGTGATCCgtccataattttttttcacatttgACTTAATTAAATCTTTATTTCGCTGTATATTCTACCAACTTAGCTCAGGTCTGAAAATTATTAATGCTCGAGTTtgcaaaaattaagaatttgcTTACTTGGAGCAGTCAGTGGAAGGGCTGATCTTGTACGGAATTCTGACACCGCACTGGCCGGGGAGGCTGGCGGCCTTGCCAAGGTTGACGCCGCCGTATGACCCGGCCAGGGATTTCAGGCAGTTGCAGACGCTCTTCCTGTCTGGCGTCGTCTTGGCAGCGCTGTAAAGACCCTTTACGCCGCCGCAGCACCCCCCAAGCGGGCCCCTATTCGTCACATAGGGGAGGCATGGGTTGAGGTATGAAACCACCTGGCCGCACCCGATCACGGCCTCGCTCTGGGGAGCAATGGCCGCGATCAATGCCGCCACGATGAGGACCGAGCACATCAAATTCATCACTCCGGCCATGTTCTTTGCTGATTATAAATGTGTGAGAAAGTGGAAGTGATTTTTTGGGGTTGAGATTGACAGTGTGGTGTGTTTGAGTGTGGAGTGTAGGGTTTATATAGAGGGAATTTGggtggatttttttaattttgggatGCTTAGGTAGCTGGGGTGGACTAGCTAGATAAAtgttgaaattaattaaattaattatggtGGATGTAGTTGGAAGAATAGGAGTTGGCATATGTCAATCAcaaattaattttgtggaaacAAAGGCCAAATTAGTCACATGAAGAGGGAATGGGATTGTGACACGTAAATATGGAGCTTTTGGAATACTAAGGTTTGATAAATCAAACTAGGTGGACATGTGATACATCTCTAATCTAAACTATTTTTGTCAAGTTTAATAGTCTAATTGTTGATGAATTCacgatttttaatttaatgtaaatCTAAACTATTTGACAGCACTATATTTTGCAAAAAGAGTATGATCTTTTTCACTTTATTGCAAAATTAACATCTAGTATAAATTTTTCGATCATTCATAATAAAGTACTAAATCATCCTTTAATAAAAGGAATATTAGTAATCTTTTTCCCTTTATTGTAAAATACCCAACAGCTTCTCTAATCAATAAGTTAGAGTTTCAAATCACCATATAGATAAATAATGAAGTACTATTGGtcctctttaattaaaattaaaaatcatggaatgctaatttatttttaaaaaataacgaTATGCATAATGCATGGAAtgctaattttatattaaaaaaaagtaatgatATGCATGCATTATTGCGTAATTGATGAAACTGAGATTTGAAACGTATTAATTGAATGCAAAAGCTACACGTATGTTCAATTGCCGGTGGACTGATTAATGATTGATTGGGGTCTGCTAATTTTGCAGCCTAGACTTTCTTGACTTCCAAATCTTATTGTCTTGTAGTAATAATTTTAAACATTATTCGTCAATCCTATCAATTCACTTCCATTTTGGCACATattaaagataaaaatattttttgaaaatataattcatagtaatttttactatattttatccTTTTTTATAGTTTCGTATAATATTTTCACACATAGAGGAAAGTAATTTCAGTAGATATAAAATACTTTTTAACACTTTACATTAATTGTagatataaatttaatactttttgaaaaatatag
This DNA window, taken from Salvia splendens isolate huo1 chromosome 18, SspV2, whole genome shotgun sequence, encodes the following:
- the LOC121776034 gene encoding non-specific lipid-transfer protein 3-like: MKLLCILIAVALIAAVAAPLSDAAISCTAVLHYVTPCKPYVTGGGPIGPCCSGARSLNAAARTTSDRQKVCNCLKSETGRGYTQANLKKAEEIPSRCGINIPYKISRSTDCAKVR
- the LOC121777625 gene encoding non-specific lipid-transfer protein 2-like gives rise to the protein MAGVMNLMCSVLIVAALIAAIAPQSEAVIGCGQVVSYLNPCLPYVTNRGPLGGCCGGVKGLYSAAKTTPDRKSVCNCLKSLAGSYGGVNLGKAASLPGQCGVRIPYKISPSTDCSKVQ